A DNA window from Methanobacterium sp. contains the following coding sequences:
- a CDS encoding hemerythrin domain-containing protein encodes MSKGDVYKVFKKDHAHIKKLFNETLRDTSKYPEAQKELEANLLGEEQFLYPAMDFIDEELVNETKRENEEAFRTMARMKNMNEEDREWVDSLRRLNDLVVHHMEIEEKENGLFDKASEVLSEEAEEDILHLYNELKSENLSP; translated from the coding sequence TTGTCAAAAGGAGATGTTTACAAAGTTTTTAAGAAGGATCATGCCCATATTAAAAAATTGTTTAATGAAACATTAAGAGATACCTCAAAGTATCCTGAAGCCCAGAAAGAACTGGAAGCTAACCTGCTTGGTGAAGAACAGTTTCTTTATCCTGCAATGGACTTTATTGATGAAGAATTGGTAAATGAAACCAAAAGAGAAAATGAAGAAGCATTCAGAACAATGGCAAGAATGAAAAATATGAATGAAGAAGACCGTGAATGGGTGGACAGCCTAAGACGGCTGAATGATCTTGTGGTCCATCACATGGAGATCGAAGAAAAGGAAAATGGACTTTTTGATAAAGCATCTGAGGTTTTAAGTGAGGAAGCAGAAGAGGATATACTCCATTTATACAACGAGCTGAAGTCAGAGAATCTTTCACCTTAA
- a CDS encoding homocysteine biosynthesis protein, translating into MKTIKEINQKIETGDAVVLTAAEMTTFVEQNGVKAAAEEIDVITTGTFGAMCSSGAFLNFGHSDPPIKMNKTYLNNVEAYSGLAAVDAYIGATQLNRNPQIGMDYGGSHLIEDLIRGKEIDLAVEAYGTDCYPRKEIETTITLDKLNQAVMMNPRNCYQNYAVATNSTEETLYTYMGTLLPHFGNASYSSAGQLSPLLNDPYFETIGMGTRIFLCGGEGYIISEGTQHSTDAERRNGVPISGSGTLMLMGDMKKMSSDFVRGATMQKYGPTLYVGAGIPIPVLNEDIARRTAISDEDIVCQVVDYGVPKRSRPVIKETNYKELKTGKIEINGVEVNASPLSSYKKAEEIANELKAWITKGNFFLTEPIMKLPSEGYTVNPLEITKPATLVKNLESKPVIRAYPTEGISDVAKKLVDNNINHLPVVDESGKLRGIVTSWDIANAIAKGKTKLMDVMTKRVIIAREDEPVDLVARRIDKHEISGLPIVDKDNKVKGMITAEDISRLIGKEKNNDEVCK; encoded by the coding sequence ATGAAGACAATTAAAGAGATTAACCAAAAAATCGAAACTGGTGACGCTGTTGTCTTAACTGCTGCAGAGATGACAACTTTTGTTGAACAAAACGGTGTAAAAGCAGCTGCAGAGGAAATAGATGTTATTACAACAGGTACATTCGGTGCTATGTGCTCTTCAGGAGCATTTTTAAATTTCGGCCATTCTGATCCTCCTATTAAAATGAACAAAACATATTTAAATAATGTTGAAGCCTATTCTGGGCTTGCTGCTGTTGATGCATATATAGGAGCTACTCAATTAAATAGAAATCCCCAAATAGGCATGGATTATGGTGGCTCTCATTTAATTGAAGATTTAATCAGAGGCAAAGAAATAGATCTTGCTGTAGAAGCTTATGGTACTGACTGCTATCCTCGAAAGGAAATAGAAACCACCATTACCCTTGATAAATTAAATCAAGCAGTAATGATGAATCCAAGAAACTGCTATCAAAATTATGCCGTTGCTACAAATTCAACTGAAGAAACATTATACACTTACATGGGAACACTCCTGCCCCATTTTGGGAATGCAAGCTATTCAAGTGCAGGGCAGCTGAGCCCTCTCCTCAATGATCCTTACTTTGAAACCATAGGAATGGGAACTCGAATATTCCTGTGTGGAGGAGAAGGATACATAATCAGCGAAGGAACACAGCACTCTACTGATGCTGAACGTCGAAATGGAGTTCCTATCAGCGGTTCCGGGACATTAATGCTCATGGGAGATATGAAAAAGATGAGCAGCGATTTCGTCAGGGGAGCGACCATGCAGAAATACGGCCCTACATTATATGTCGGTGCTGGAATTCCTATTCCTGTTTTAAACGAGGACATAGCTAGAAGAACAGCTATAAGCGATGAAGACATCGTCTGCCAGGTTGTAGACTATGGAGTTCCAAAGCGCAGCCGTCCAGTTATAAAAGAAACAAATTATAAAGAACTTAAAACAGGTAAAATTGAAATTAACGGCGTGGAAGTTAACGCATCACCATTATCATCCTATAAAAAAGCTGAAGAAATTGCAAATGAGCTTAAAGCATGGATAACTAAGGGTAACTTCTTCCTTACAGAACCTATCATGAAATTACCATCTGAAGGGTACACTGTAAATCCACTTGAAATTACAAAGCCTGCTACTCTTGTAAAGAATTTAGAAAGCAAACCTGTAATAAGGGCATATCCAACAGAGGGAATAAGCGATGTTGCCAAGAAGCTCGTTGATAACAACATAAATCATTTACCAGTTGTAGATGAAAGTGGCAAGCTTAGGGGAATCGTGACTTCATGGGACATAGCAAATGCTATTGCCAAAGGTAAAACCAAATTGATGGATGTCATGACAAAGAGAGTTATAATAGCACGTGAAGACGAACCTGTGGATTTAGTAGCAAGAAGAATAGATAAACACGAGATTTCAGGGCTCCCAATTGTTGATAAAGATAACAAAGTTAAGGGAATGATCACTGCAGAAGATATCTCAAGATTAATTGGAAAGGAAAAAAATAACGACGAGGTGTGCAAATGA
- a CDS encoding DUF5518 domain-containing protein, which translates to MANNMIQWRPIIIGTIIAVILSVLSMLSSGLLTADFLLAGIAVGFMVGGTIKDGTINGTIMGIIGAVIFLIILVIIYSAQGYGSLITSILSYLVIYVVADIILAIVGGVLGSVIRAEIKETPVQE; encoded by the coding sequence ATGGCTAATAATATGATTCAATGGAGACCTATAATTATTGGTACAATAATTGCCGTTATTTTAAGTGTTTTATCAATGCTTAGTTCAGGTTTATTAACCGCTGACTTTTTACTGGCGGGAATAGCAGTAGGGTTCATGGTTGGAGGAACAATTAAGGATGGAACAATTAATGGAACAATTATGGGTATAATAGGAGCAGTTATATTCCTTATAATACTGGTAATTATATATTCTGCCCAAGGTTATGGATCTTTAATAACATCCATACTCAGTTATCTGGTAATTTACGTGGTTGCGGATATAATTCTGGCAATAGTTGGTGGAGTTCTTGGATCTGTAATAAGGGCAGAAATAAAAGAAACTCCAGTTCAAGAATAA
- a CDS encoding ester cyclase → MKCADGKMIQPTNKKFKVKFCTVAHWKDSKIVEENLFYDQIGLMKQIGLM, encoded by the coding sequence ATGAAATGCGCTGATGGAAAGATGATACAGCCAACCAATAAAAAGTTTAAAGTGAAATTCTGCACGGTTGCCCACTGGAAAGACAGCAAAATCGTTGAAGAAAACTTATTTTATGATCAGATAGGGCTAATGAAACAAATTGGTTTAATGTAA
- a CDS encoding TldD/PmbA family protein codes for MTNQLDLDLFEGILNKIENKVDYADIRVSDSQNTAITMKDGKVQEIRSGSDFGTVIRVLKNGAWGSAFTTELSRMDKVVETALKLVKSLKSDVELADVEAKVDSVKSKAQIKPSHVSIEEKKDLMNEVNQAATIEKIVSTTVSYVDAEGKSLFLNTEGTSITNEESRVAVFLNAVAAEEDMIQFGHGSIGGARGFEVLQKEDIEKFGRKAADKAVRLLNASKPPSGTFPVILDCELTGVFIHEAVGHASEADLILQNDSILKGKMGTQIGSELVTIIDDASMDAFGYYPYDAEGVKTSENVLVKNGMLVSLLSSRESAAKLGISSSGNARSRVGDQPIVRMSNTYLKPGDMKFEELIEDMANGIYLKGSRGGQVDTGKGIFQFNAAESFMIENGEVKDPLRDVSLSGNILEILNKVNGVGSDFKLSIGFCGKGGQTAPVGDGGPHVRVSEATVGGAM; via the coding sequence ATGACAAATCAACTAGATCTCGATTTATTTGAGGGAATACTCAATAAAATAGAAAATAAAGTGGATTATGCTGACATAAGAGTCAGTGATAGTCAAAATACAGCTATTACTATGAAAGATGGTAAAGTTCAGGAGATAAGATCCGGGTCTGATTTTGGAACTGTTATCAGGGTTTTGAAAAATGGGGCATGGGGTTCGGCATTTACAACCGAGCTTTCAAGGATGGATAAAGTCGTAGAAACTGCCCTTAAACTGGTAAAATCATTAAAAAGTGACGTGGAACTTGCTGATGTTGAGGCAAAAGTTGACAGTGTCAAATCAAAGGCCCAAATTAAACCTTCTCACGTATCTATCGAGGAAAAGAAGGATCTCATGAATGAAGTCAACCAGGCTGCAACCATCGAAAAAATAGTCAGTACCACTGTAAGTTATGTTGATGCGGAAGGAAAAAGTTTATTTTTAAACACGGAAGGTACTTCAATTACAAATGAAGAATCTCGGGTGGCAGTATTTTTAAATGCTGTTGCAGCAGAAGAGGATATGATCCAGTTCGGGCATGGAAGTATTGGGGGAGCACGTGGATTTGAAGTGCTTCAAAAGGAAGATATAGAAAAATTCGGGAGAAAAGCAGCAGATAAGGCAGTAAGGCTTTTAAATGCAAGTAAACCACCTTCTGGGACATTTCCAGTTATACTTGACTGTGAACTCACAGGCGTGTTTATACATGAAGCTGTAGGCCACGCTTCTGAAGCTGATCTTATTTTACAGAATGATTCAATTCTTAAAGGTAAGATGGGAACCCAAATCGGTTCTGAATTGGTCACAATAATAGATGATGCCAGTATGGATGCATTTGGTTATTATCCATACGATGCAGAAGGTGTAAAAACCAGTGAAAATGTACTGGTTAAAAATGGAATGCTTGTATCTCTGTTAAGTTCCAGAGAGTCTGCGGCAAAACTTGGAATTTCGTCTTCAGGAAATGCAAGATCTAGAGTTGGGGATCAACCAATTGTTAGAATGAGTAATACCTACCTTAAACCTGGAGATATGAAATTTGAAGAGTTAATTGAAGATATGGCTAATGGAATTTACCTTAAAGGTTCCAGAGGAGGACAAGTAGATACTGGAAAAGGTATTTTCCAGTTCAATGCTGCGGAGTCTTTCATGATAGAAAATGGAGAAGTAAAAGATCCTTTAAGAGATGTATCTTTATCTGGAAACATCCTGGAAATCCTTAATAAGGTGAACGGTGTTGGAAGCGACTTCAAATTAAGCATTGGATTCTGCGGAAAAGGAGGTCAAACTGCTCCTGTTGGAGATGGGGGACCTCATGTAAGGGTAAGCGAAGCGACTGTTGGAGGGGCAATGTAA
- a CDS encoding ester cyclase, whose translation MNKEESDTVNKNKMLMKTLGDAWNSQDWKVFRERHTEDAAVYWPGQPEPTKGGDPHQKEAEEFFKTFPDNHIENDPYNVLMGQDDWTSYIRRHDERTYEMR comes from the coding sequence TTGAATAAGGAAGAATCAGACACTGTTAATAAAAATAAAATGTTAATGAAAACACTGGGTGATGCATGGAATTCTCAGGACTGGAAAGTGTTTAGAGAAAGGCATACAGAAGACGCTGCTGTTTACTGGCCAGGACAACCTGAACCAACAAAGGGAGGAGATCCACATCAAAAAGAAGCTGAAGAATTTTTCAAGACATTTCCAGATAACCACATAGAGAACGACCCATATAATGTACTTATGGGTCAAGATGATTGGACTAGCTATATTCGCCGGCACGATGAAAGGACCTATGAAATGCGCTGA
- a CDS encoding 4Fe-4S dicluster-binding protein, with product MKAWLKFSPDITNKSIISDTIKSYDIDFNILRANITPKGGKLLVEISGNQVTESIEYMESQGISVDPIKKVVKKEEEKCVDCGACISLCPVKAISISDDWTILVDDQLCIGCAFCTSSCPMKAIKVTE from the coding sequence ATGAAGGCCTGGCTAAAATTTTCACCGGACATAACCAATAAATCAATAATTTCAGACACAATAAAATCCTATGATATAGATTTCAATATTTTAAGGGCAAATATAACTCCTAAGGGAGGTAAACTGCTGGTTGAAATATCAGGAAATCAAGTTACAGAGAGTATTGAATACATGGAAAGCCAGGGAATTAGTGTAGATCCTATTAAAAAAGTGGTGAAAAAAGAGGAAGAAAAATGCGTGGACTGCGGAGCATGTATTTCTTTATGCCCTGTAAAAGCCATATCTATCTCTGATGACTGGACCATACTGGTAGATGACCAGTTATGCATTGGCTGTGCATTCTGCACCAGTTCCTGCCCAATGAAAGCTATAAAAGTCACGGAATAG
- the ygiD gene encoding 4,5-DOPA dioxygenase extradiol, with protein MNYKKVAMNQKIRQNNEKMPVLFIGHGSPINVISDNDFTRSLVKLGQNLPKPMAILVVSAHWLTDGTYVTCMDKPKTIHDFYGFPEKMYEITYPSPGAPDCAKFLAQSENIISCSTQWGLDHASWAVLKHMYPQADIPVFEMSLDYSFNDRNPKPVQYHYDLASKLKVLREKGVLIMGSGNIVHNLGMADYNMQAKPYDWAVEFDQKVKSNLLNGNVEDLINFENMGSSALYAVPTLDHYLPMIYSIALRDENEPVTFTYEGFQNGSISMRCFQIG; from the coding sequence ATGAATTACAAAAAAGTAGCTATGAATCAAAAAATCCGGCAGAATAACGAAAAGATGCCAGTATTGTTTATAGGACATGGTTCGCCTATAAATGTAATCTCTGACAATGATTTTACAAGAAGTTTAGTGAAACTTGGTCAAAATCTCCCTAAACCAATGGCAATACTGGTAGTTTCGGCCCACTGGTTGACTGATGGAACTTACGTTACATGTATGGATAAGCCAAAAACCATTCATGATTTTTATGGCTTTCCTGAAAAGATGTATGAGATCACTTATCCAAGTCCAGGTGCTCCAGATTGTGCTAAATTTTTAGCTCAATCTGAGAATATCATTAGTTGTTCTACTCAATGGGGCTTAGATCATGCTTCATGGGCTGTTTTAAAGCACATGTATCCTCAAGCGGATATACCTGTCTTTGAAATGAGTCTGGATTATTCTTTCAATGATAGAAATCCAAAACCAGTCCAGTATCATTATGATTTAGCTTCAAAACTCAAAGTCTTGAGAGAAAAGGGAGTTTTAATTATGGGCAGTGGTAATATTGTTCATAACTTGGGGATGGCTGATTATAATATGCAGGCTAAGCCATATGATTGGGCAGTCGAGTTTGACCAAAAAGTGAAATCTAATCTATTAAATGGAAATGTGGAAGATTTAATTAATTTTGAGAATATGGGTTCTTCAGCTCTCTATGCCGTGCCTACACTTGACCATTATTTACCTATGATCTATTCCATTGCACTGCGTGATGAGAATGAACCCGTGACTTTTACTTATGAAGGTTTTCAAAATGGTTCTATTTCTATGAGGTGTTTCCAGATCGGATAA
- a CDS encoding TIGR00296 family protein yields MVSEEEGKFLVKLAKESIKNYIVRRKIMDVPEDVPDTLKEDMGAFVTLNKNGMLRGCIGYSEPVKPLVNAVIDVAISAAVNDPRFPPVSFDEIDDLEIEVSVLTKPEIIEVEKPEEYLDKIEIGKDGLIIERGPFKGLLLPQVAVEWGWNVEEFLYNTCTKAGLTADCWLYNDVKIYKFHSEIFHE; encoded by the coding sequence ATGGTATCTGAAGAAGAAGGAAAATTTCTGGTAAAACTCGCAAAGGAGTCTATAAAAAATTATATAGTCCGTAGAAAAATTATGGATGTACCTGAGGATGTTCCTGATACTTTAAAAGAAGATATGGGTGCATTTGTAACTTTAAATAAGAATGGGATGCTCAGGGGATGTATAGGTTATTCAGAACCAGTTAAGCCACTTGTAAATGCTGTAATTGACGTTGCTATATCTGCTGCAGTAAATGATCCTCGTTTTCCACCGGTAAGCTTTGATGAAATAGATGACCTCGAAATTGAAGTAAGTGTACTTACAAAACCTGAGATTATTGAGGTTGAAAAACCTGAAGAATATCTGGATAAGATTGAAATAGGTAAAGACGGTCTTATTATAGAAAGAGGCCCATTCAAAGGGTTGTTACTTCCGCAAGTAGCTGTAGAATGGGGATGGAATGTAGAGGAGTTCTTATATAATACCTGTACAAAAGCAGGACTTACTGCAGACTGCTGGCTCTACAATGATGTAAAGATATACAAGTTCCACTCTGAAATTTTTCATGAATGA